The genome window AATGAGATCCGGGCTTATGGCCATACACCTGGCCAGCTCAAGTCGCTTAAGGTAACCATGGGGAAGAACGCTGGCTGGTTTGAATGGAACCGAAGAATCGCGTTCAAAGCCCACCTCTTCCAGGAGGTCCAATGCCACGGTCTGTCTGTGTCCGTAGCTCCCCCCAGACAAAGAGCGCACTCTGGGGGAATAAAGAGGCACGACCAGGTTCTTGTATGCGGCAAGCCCGTAGAAGGGACGAGCCATTTGAAAAGTCCTTGCAATGCCCATTCTGGCTATGGAGTAAGGAGCCATGCCGGTAATGACTTTTCCTTTGAATCTCACTTGCCCGGAATCAGGTTTCACAAATCCGGTTATCAGATTGACCAGGGTGGTTTTCCCGGAGCCGTTGGGACCTATGATCCCCAAGGATTCTCCCTCTTTCAGATCAAAGGAAATCCGGTCCACCGCCCGAACCCCTCCGAAGTCCTTTGTGAGCTCCCGAACCTGTAGGATAATTGATTCTTTCATGACTCCACGGCTGTCCAACGTTCGAACTGGTGGTACTTGCGCCTCAGATAATGGAAAAGCCCCTCTGGTAATCCAACTATGAAAATCACGAGGAAGACCCCATAGAAGACTATCCTGAGAGCTCCC of bacterium contains these proteins:
- a CDS encoding ABC transporter ATP-binding protein, producing the protein MKESIILQVRELTKDFGGVRAVDRISFDLKEGESLGIIGPNGSGKTTLVNLITGFVKPDSGQVRFKGKVITGMAPYSIARMGIARTFQMARPFYGLAAYKNLVVPLYSPRVRSLSGGSYGHRQTVALDLLEEVGFERDSSVPFKPASVLPHGYLKRLELARCMAISPDLILLDELFSGLSLAEVASTVPIIEKLQMEGRCLILVEHRLRELFRIVDRVMVLNFGQKIAEGSPAEVMDSEEVKKAYLGTEG